The genomic segment CACAAACCAACCATGATGGCGCATATGGATCGGACGGCCTTCGCACTTCACATAGATCTGGTCGGCCGAAAAGCCCATGACTTGAGCAGTTCCTGTTTTACCAGCCATCTCGACACCCGGAACTTTATATCGTTGAGCGGTACCCCGGCTGCCGTTAGCCACGCGACGCATACCTTCTTTGACTGTTTTGAAAGTTTGCGGAGTGATTTGCACGCCGTTAGGTTGCATTTGTTGCAGATCGCGCACCACTTGCGGGAAGTTTTCGCGCAAAACTTTTCCATCTTGATCGATGACTTTACGGACTAAGAATGGACGGACGACTTTGCCTTCGGTGCCGATGGCATTATAAGCCACGGCCATAGACAACGGAGTGACGTTCACGAAACCCTGTCCAATCGCCGTACTTAAGTTTTCACCCGGTTGCCATTCTTCACCCACGGTGGCTTTTTTCCACGCCGAGTTTGGCATTGTGCCGGAAACCTCACGCGCAAGCTCGATACCCGTTTTTTGACCGATACCTAAAAGGTGGATGTAGTCATACATTTTATCTACACCCAAGGCGATACCCATTTTATAGAAGAACACGTTCGACGAACGCTCTAAAGCTTCAAACACCGTGATGTTACCGTGACCGCCTTTTAAGTGATCATGGTAGGGACGTCGGCCAAAGAAGAAAACCCCGGGGGCACTGACGATCGTGGTTGGCGTAATGACTTTTTCATTTAAAGCGGCGACAGCCACCAAAGGTTTGAAAGTCGAACCCGGAGCATTGTGGTCTTGAATGACTTTATTACGTAAAGGCTTAAACGGATCATTGATAAGCTTTGACCAAGTTCCGCCCGAAATACCGGTCGAAAACTCATTCGGATCAAAAGAAGGCGCGCTCACCCAAGCTAACACTTCGCCATTGGTTTTCATCGCCACAACCGCGCCAATGCGGTTTAAGTTTTTAAATGATTTATAAGCGGCTTCTTGAATCTCGCGGTCAATAGTTAAGACGGCGTTGTTCCCGTGAATAGGAACTTGGTCCCGAATTTGTTCACCATAAATATTGGGTGTTTGCGTGACAGTCTCGCGACCATGGGCATCGACCTGGATAAAGCTGACACCGTCAGTGCCGCGGATGTCGCGCTCTAAAGTTTCTTCTAAGCCGCTTTTTCCGATCACGTCACCTTGTTCAAAGCTCAAAGAGCCTTTATAAAGTTCATTTAAAATCGGAATCTGACGTTTAGAAATTTCGGCCACATACCCGAATAACTGGGCGCCATCTTCTTTGAGTGGGTAATAACGGATGATAGATTCACGGATCTCAAGTCCCGGAGTATCTAGGCGCATGCGCTTAAGACGAAACACTTCTTCGCGGCTTAAGTTTTCTTTAAGACGAATCTGCGCAAAAGGACCGTTTTGACGGCGGCTCTTTTGGACTTTTTGCATAAGCTTTTCGGGATCCATACTCAGAACCGGGGCCACGGTTTTAGACAAGGCTTCTAGATTTTCAATGTATTGAGGTGTTAAGATCGCCTCAAAGCCTGGTAGATTTTCTACCAGAACCTTGCCGTCACGATCTAGCATCAAGCCGCGTGGAGCGGTGATTTTGTTTTGCTTAATACGATTTTTTTCCGAGAATTCACGCAATTCATTCCCCGAGATCACTTGTAGATACCATAAACGCATCGTGAAGATAGTCATGGCAAAAGCGATCATTATATAGAAGAGCTTGTAACGGCTTAGATATTCCTTAGCTTCATCAGGATTGCTGACATAAGTACTCATAGTTCCAGCCCTCCTGATTCTTGAAGCATTTCATTTTGGGTGAGCTTATCAATTTTCGCTAAGATCCAGTAAACAGGGAAGGCAAATGACGGAGTTAAAACGATTTGCACTAACCGATCCACGATTTCAAAGCTCGCCATGTTTTTTTCTAAAACCCAAGAGATCAACAAAAACAGGACGTGATAGGCCACGGCCGAAAACGTACACATGATCGTATAATATCCTGAACCACTCCAGAAAACGCGGGACTTAACCCCGTAAACTAAAAGGAAAAGAATCAAAAGGCTGAACCACATCATTTTTAATGGCATCGCGGTGAACGCCAATAAAACAAATCCCATCGCATAAATCCAAGTGATGGCTTGGCTAGGGCGGCGGTAAAGAATCACGTACACAATAAGGTTCAGCCATAACATGGGTGCTGGCACATGTCCGAAGACTTGAAACCAGAAGGTTGTCTGAAATCCGGCGACGGTCATTAAAACCGCCAACATGATCAGAAAGTTTAAAAGAGTATTCCAACGAATTTTCACTGCGCAGCCCCTTGAGCGCTTGGAGACGGAGCGGGTGAGGGGGGTATCGCAGGGGTCGTTGCCGGTTTAGGCTTCGGAGTTGCCGTCACGGTGGGAGACGGCGAGGGACTTGCGGCGGGAGCGGGTGTCGTCGCAACCGCTGCTACTGTGGTATCAGCTCCGGCTTCGTTATTTTCGGCTTGGGGGGGCGCAAAGCGATTGCCGAAATCTTCGTTAGACGCCTGGTTCACGACAAAAACTTCTTCCACTTTGTAGGGATCTACGACCGGACGCAAGTCAACTTTCAACGAAACGCTGAATGTTTTTCTTTCAACCGATTCAACAATCGCCACAGGGAAACCCTTCGGGAAAATGTTGTCCAGGCCGCCCGTCACCACAAGATCGCCTTCTTTCACATCTTCTGTTTTTTCGACATATTTCAATGTGCAACCATTTTGGCTTTTACCTTCAACGATCCCATGAGCGCGCGTGCGCTGAACGATGCCATCGACAACCGCATAACGGTCTGTGATCAACATCACGTGAGCAGTGTAAGGTTCGGGCTTAAAGATATAGCCTAAAACACCACCCGTCGTGATAACCGCTTGGCCCGCAGTCAAACCGTCGGTCGTTCCTTTGTTAATCGTGACAGTGTTGTGATCAATCACTAAGTCGCGGCCGATGACTTGGGCTGCGACCAATTTCATTTTGGTTTGCTCTTTGAAGCTTAAAAGTCCGCGCAAACGATCATTTTCGTTTGTCAGTTCGTTCATTTTTTCTAAGCGTGCTTGCAGTTCGTTGTTCGTACTTTGCAACTGCTCGCTATTTTTTTTGATATTGATCAAATTCACGTACATCGCCGTGGTTTCAGTGACTCCATGGCTGAATCCATAGAAGGTTTGGGAAATCCCGCTGCCTAAAAGGGCAAAAGGTTTCACCAACCAGTTGGACTCTTGAGGACGCTGTTGCATGTTGATAGAGATCAGAGGCAAAGCGAGCACAATGCCGATCATGATGATTTTTTTGAGATCAAAGTTGAAGAAATTCAAAAGTACCCTCGTTGGATTTTCGCATTTTTAGGCACCTATGGCGCGATGCGATTTACTAACCAATCATTTCATTTTCTCAACGCTACCAAAAGGCTCAAAGATTTCAACAATTTCCCCTTGAAAAAATAAGAAATTCGTAAGGTAATGATTTCCGACTTAAAAATCAGTGTAGGACAAGGAAGGGCATTTATGAGCGACAGCATGGCAGATAAGATGAAAAGAAAGCTTTCCGCAAAGAGCGTGACGGCTATTATCCTCTTCGGAGCGATCATCATGGTATTCGTATTTTTCGGTTTGCCGTCACATATGGGAGCGAGTGTTGGTTCTGTCGCTCGAGTAAATAACACGTTGATTTCGGTCGCGGACTTCCAGCAAGAAGAAAACCGCATTCAACAGTACTACCAAAATCTCTTTGGCAGTCAGATGGATTTTAGCTCTCAGCGTCAACTTCTGCGCCAACAAGCGTTGGAAAACCTCGTGCGTATGGAGCTCGTTTCTCAAGGTGCGCAAAAAGATGGCATTATGACGACAGACGCTGAGGTGCGTGATTTTATCGTGAAAGACATCCCATTTTTTCAGCAAGACGGTCGCTTTCAACGTGAATTTTACAATCGTTATTTAGAATCAACTCATATGTCTCCGGGAAAATTTGAGGACAAAGTTCGTAAAGACGTGGCGAATGTGCGCACTCGCTATCTTTTTGAGCTTTCTTCACGCATCACGGATGCAGAGATGAACGTCTTGCAAAAAATGCGTTCCGCTAAAATGAATGTCGCGTTCGCAAAAGTGGACGAAGAAGCCGCCACAAAAGCTTTAGGCAAAGAAAAAGCCGAAGCGGCGATCAAAGCTTTGGACGAAGCTTTGAACAAGGGTGATGAAGCGGCTGTCAATGCTCAGCTGAAAGACCTTAAAGCAACTTGGGATGAAACCGGTATGACGGAATTGACGGCTGAAAATTTCCCAAAGATCACAAGCTCTGTGGCGCAAGAAGCGATCTTTGATCTTAAAAAGTCAGAGCCTCTTTTGAAACGCTTGGTTCGTGATGGCAATTCAAAATACGTTTTGAAATTAAAAGACAGCAAAATGGAAGAAGCAAAACCTCTTGAGGCCATGGCTGTTGAAATGATTCAAAAACGTCGTGGGGACGGCATGGTCGATGCGTGGATGAACTTCTTCCGCTCTAAATCTCACGTCACAATGAACACTGACGCTTTGCAATTGAACTAATGTTGCAATTTGTTCGTGAGATTCCTATTTCAATAAAAATCCAGAAAACCCTGTCACATCGACGGGGTTTTCATTTTCATGTGGCGGTAGGAGTTACGGCAGAGGTCAAACCTCTGTCAGGGATGACCGTCAATTTGCCCATCATAGACACATTGCTTGCCGCTCTTAAAGAACACTTGGAAGCCCAAACCTTTGAAGCCCCCACTGAAAGCCTGAATCTCGTTTTTGCCGAAATTTATAATGAGTCCGCGCAGTTTTTAAAAGACCAAATCAAAGCCGTCAAAGATCCGACGCTGGCCGGGGAGTCTTCGGGCCCCATTCAACTCTCCAGCCTGCAGTTTCGCGAAGAAAGGGGCTTCGGTTTTTCAAACTTCCGAGTGCCGGTGAAATCCCCGGAAGAGCTTGAATTCTTTCACTCCCATTTCATCGAAATCCTGCCGCCGCAAGCGCCGGCCCGTCTTTTAAAGGTCCGAATCTATTGGCAGCACAAAGCGGGAAGTCTTGCCGACTATTCTCACGAAAGCTTTAAACTGCTAAAACCGTTGATGGCTTTAGAGGCCGAAGCTCTTATATCGCAATTAGAGCCGTTAAAAGGCCATAAAATAGACTCGGGCAGCTTTATCTCTCGCATTGAAATCCACGATTTAGGGCAGAACCGAACGCTCGAAATTTGACCCTGCCAATGGAAATCTTTCCAGGGGCCGAGGTTTTTTAGCTACTTAAGGGGGAACCTCAAGTACAAACACCCCCATGAAAACAAGATTCTTAAAAATCATGGCTTTTGGGTTCTTGGTGGTTTCTTTTGTGGCCCTTTCCGCGCAAACGGCTTTTGCGACCTCTTATTGGGAAAATTCAAGCCTCCCGCCGCAATTCTGTTTTCAAAACTTCAATGCTTACGGACCGCTTTATGCTTCGGGCCGGACGGAGCGCACTCAAGGAATTTTGGGACATCTCAAAGCGCGCCCCAAATGTGACATCGTTCAGTTGCAAGAAGTTTGGATGGAGTCCCACATCGATCATATCGAAAATTCGTTGAAGGACCACTACAGCTTCAGCTCACCGAATCGTGACTCACGCATCGGTATTATGGATTTGGTGATGGGGGATATTCTTTCGCGCGAGACCTTTACGTTTGCGGTGAACAATTCCGGATCAGTCTTAGATCGCGCCCGCAGTGTGGCGAGTGTTGATAAGGCTTTCCATGTCTTGCGCGTAAAACTTCCAGCGATTGATGAAGAGTTTTATATCATCAATACGCATCTTCATCCTTCTTCCCAGGCGGTGCGCCTGACCCAAATTTTGGATTTATTGCGTTGGCGTTTACAAAACCAAAACTTGAAAATGCTTTTATCTGGCGATTTCAATTCGGATCCGCAAGATTTGGAAAGAAAACTGCTGATGAGTGTCGTCGGGTTGAAAGACGCCATGGCAGAGAGTTTTACAAATGGCAATTATCCCGCGGACTTTTGCACCTATTGTAAAGCCAATCCTTTAAGCTGGTTGCCTTCAGATCATGTGTTTGACTATATCTTTTATTCGAATGCGGGCACAGCCGAGACATCGCTAAAACTTGCTTCCGCTGAAGTGAACTTAAAAGGTTCACCGAAAAAACCACTTTCTGATCATTACGGTATTCGTGCTTATTTCAATGTTGAAAATGGCAAAGCCCCAGCAGGGGAGTTAGATCAAGTTCAAAAAAAGTTGGCACTTGAAGCCTTAAAACAAACCATCGAGGTTTTGGATAAAGAATCCGGTGCTCAGTGGAAGGTTCATCAGAAATTAGCCCGCGACCTATACAGCGATCTAGAAAGATCGCGCAGTGACTTTGAGCTTTATTTGGGTCATTCGCTTAGATAAGGACCTGTGGTTGCTCTGATCTGTGGCCTTAGCCCCTGGCGCAAAATTTGTAGCTGTTTAAAATTTTGACGGTCATGAATATTCTATATCAAATTGGGGCTCCGTTTACCTAGGCATGCGAACTGCAACCGTCTTTCGCATAACTAATAAATGGAGCTTACATGCTTAAACTAGTCATCGCTAATCTGGCCACTCTTTTGGTACTTCCGCTCAGTGCTTTTGCCGCAGACGCAACTTGTGCGGGATATAATCAGTACGTCACTCATCAATGCGCTTCAGAAAAGACTCTTAAAGGCGACCTAAGTGATGAAATGCTTAAAGGTTATTCCGTTAAAACTTGCAAAAATGAATCGTTCAAGATGATTCTGGAATCAGATCTTGTTGCTAAAGCTAGTTGCAAGCCGGTGATGTCCGGAAAGCTGATCAGCGCCTTGAATTAAAATTTTAGTTTCGAGCGCGGTTGTGAACCCCACATAAAATTCGCAGGTTCGAAATCTTCTGGTCGCCACCTGCGGACAAAGGTTGAATATGATCCACCTGCAATTGATACTTAGAGCGACATCGACCGGCGTGGGGATGATGATGTTCACATTGGTATTGGGCCTTAGATAAAAGCAAGCGCTTGGTTTTTACCGAAATATAGGGCCGGTATGGTTGCATGATTTTATTTCTATCTCGAACATCCTTGTTATCCTGCTTGCGACTCCCCGCGGTCTTCTGTTCTGAGCTTACCAAGAAGCTTTGCGTCGCCAAGGGGTTATTATTTATCGCTTCTCCCAATTCCAAATTTTTAATTCCGAACGTATTTTTCCCCAACTTGCTTTGATTTATTTTCTTTGCCAAAGTGGTAATCACCTCTGACCAGGAGCCGCTGGGACAAACATGACTTAAAAGTTCCTGCGTTCATAGGCGCTGTATTCGGAATACCCCAGTTCTTTAGTTAAGTAAGAAAAAATGCGATCATACCCCAACTGCAAATGCAGCTTGCGATTTTCCACTTCAATAATATGCAACAAAACCAAATGAGTGATTTTTCGCTCTGCCTTGGCAAGGCGTTTTAAACTTAAAACAAGATCCGAGTTTGAAAGATGCCTTAAGTCTGCCTTCATAGTTGATTCCGTTGTCATGATATTTCCTCTTTGCCAGAGTTATAACATCACTTTTAAAACTCGACTTTTAAGGTTTTTTCTGAGGCATTTGGCCTAAGTAAGATATTTACAAAAGACCCGCAAAGACGTTTATAAAGCCATAGTGAACCGATAAAATTGCATTTGAGATCCATCGCGAAGAGCGCAAAAACATTTATTATCGAGGATTTTAAGAATAAGAAAATCATGGCAAGAACAAAGTTGTTAAATTTATAACTCCATGTTTCTTGGTAAGCGCAGGGAGAGAAGTCTTAATTCGAATCTATTGATGGAAATAAGGGCGAGGAGTTTACGGTAAGCCTAGGTTCGCTGACTTCACCTAAAGGATGTGTATCCAAGGGTTGGACACAGTTTGTGTACAAACCTCTTGCCATCCCAAGATCAAATTCCGATACTTTTTTGCATGGAACAAAGAAGTTCGGATTTCAGAAATTATCTTCAGGAAGAGTTGGTTTTGCGCTGTCGCAAAAACCCGGCGTACTCCTTAAGGAGCTTTGCAAAATCTCTGGATCTTTCGCCGTCTTTTTTAAGTAAAATTCTGAACGGCAAAAGAAGAATCACAGACGAGATTTTTAAAAAAGTTTCCACGCATCTGAATTTGGAACCCGAACAAATGAATTCCTTTAAAAACTTCGTGGGTGCCACCAAGGGCGAGCTGGATTTTCATGGTCTTCAGTTAGAATACTTTAAACTGATCTCGGACTGGTTTCATTATGCCATTCTTGAACTGACGCATGTCCAAGATTTTAAAAATGATGCAGAATGGATCGGGGCTCGTCTAGGGATTACGGCCAACCAAGCCAAAGGTGCCATCGAAAGATTGATTGACCTGGAGTTGCTCGAAGAAATACATG from the Bdellovibrio bacteriovorus genome contains:
- the mrdA gene encoding penicillin-binding protein 2: MSTYVSNPDEAKEYLSRYKLFYIMIAFAMTIFTMRLWYLQVISGNELREFSEKNRIKQNKITAPRGLMLDRDGKVLVENLPGFEAILTPQYIENLEALSKTVAPVLSMDPEKLMQKVQKSRRQNGPFAQIRLKENLSREEVFRLKRMRLDTPGLEIRESIIRYYPLKEDGAQLFGYVAEISKRQIPILNELYKGSLSFEQGDVIGKSGLEETLERDIRGTDGVSFIQVDAHGRETVTQTPNIYGEQIRDQVPIHGNNAVLTIDREIQEAAYKSFKNLNRIGAVVAMKTNGEVLAWVSAPSFDPNEFSTGISGGTWSKLINDPFKPLRNKVIQDHNAPGSTFKPLVAVAALNEKVITPTTIVSAPGVFFFGRRPYHDHLKGGHGNITVFEALERSSNVFFYKMGIALGVDKMYDYIHLLGIGQKTGIELAREVSGTMPNSAWKKATVGEEWQPGENLSTAIGQGFVNVTPLSMAVAYNAIGTEGKVVRPFLVRKVIDQDGKVLRENFPQVVRDLQQMQPNGVQITPQTFKTVKEGMRRVANGSRGTAQRYKVPGVEMAGKTGTAQVMGFSADQIYVKCEGRPIHMRHHGWFVAFAPAENPEITIAALAEHSCHGASGAAPIVRDIVQAYFEKYHPEVIENALKAKGLKKAEAPTAPPPQESEGE
- the mreC gene encoding rod shape-determining protein MreC, encoding MNFFNFDLKKIIMIGIVLALPLISINMQQRPQESNWLVKPFALLGSGISQTFYGFSHGVTETTAMYVNLINIKKNSEQLQSTNNELQARLEKMNELTNENDRLRGLLSFKEQTKMKLVAAQVIGRDLVIDHNTVTINKGTTDGLTAGQAVITTGGVLGYIFKPEPYTAHVMLITDRYAVVDGIVQRTRAHGIVEGKSQNGCTLKYVEKTEDVKEGDLVVTGGLDNIFPKGFPVAIVESVERKTFSVSLKVDLRPVVDPYKVEEVFVVNQASNEDFGNRFAPPQAENNEAGADTTVAAVATTPAPAASPSPSPTVTATPKPKPATTPAIPPSPAPSPSAQGAAQ
- a CDS encoding SurA N-terminal domain-containing protein, which gives rise to MSDSMADKMKRKLSAKSVTAIILFGAIIMVFVFFGLPSHMGASVGSVARVNNTLISVADFQQEENRIQQYYQNLFGSQMDFSSQRQLLRQQALENLVRMELVSQGAQKDGIMTTDAEVRDFIVKDIPFFQQDGRFQREFYNRYLESTHMSPGKFEDKVRKDVANVRTRYLFELSSRITDAEMNVLQKMRSAKMNVAFAKVDEEAATKALGKEKAEAAIKALDEALNKGDEAAVNAQLKDLKATWDETGMTELTAENFPKITSSVAQEAIFDLKKSEPLLKRLVRDGNSKYVLKLKDSKMEEAKPLEAMAVEMIQKRRGDGMVDAWMNFFRSKSHVTMNTDALQLN
- a CDS encoding endonuclease/exonuclease/phosphatase family protein — protein: MKTRFLKIMAFGFLVVSFVALSAQTAFATSYWENSSLPPQFCFQNFNAYGPLYASGRTERTQGILGHLKARPKCDIVQLQEVWMESHIDHIENSLKDHYSFSSPNRDSRIGIMDLVMGDILSRETFTFAVNNSGSVLDRARSVASVDKAFHVLRVKLPAIDEEFYIINTHLHPSSQAVRLTQILDLLRWRLQNQNLKMLLSGDFNSDPQDLERKLLMSVVGLKDAMAESFTNGNYPADFCTYCKANPLSWLPSDHVFDYIFYSNAGTAETSLKLASAEVNLKGSPKKPLSDHYGIRAYFNVENGKAPAGELDQVQKKLALEALKQTIEVLDKESGAQWKVHQKLARDLYSDLERSRSDFELYLGHSLR
- a CDS encoding HNH endonuclease, with protein sequence MQPYRPYISVKTKRLLLSKAQYQCEHHHPHAGRCRSKYQLQVDHIQPLSAGGDQKISNLRILCGVHNRARN
- a CDS encoding TIGR02147 family protein, producing the protein MEQRSSDFRNYLQEELVLRCRKNPAYSLRSFAKSLDLSPSFLSKILNGKRRITDEIFKKVSTHLNLEPEQMNSFKNFVGATKGELDFHGLQLEYFKLISDWFHYAILELTHVQDFKNDAEWIGARLGITANQAKGAIERLIDLELLEEIHGQLRVTSGGNTTTKNEFTALAFKKMQDELLSKARQSLWNEDISQRDHTSICMAIHTEDIPEVKKRLTQVRRDLCEYLERPRKTKPDDVYNLSLSFFSLTKESP